The proteins below come from a single Pedobacter aquae genomic window:
- a CDS encoding SusC/RagA family TonB-linked outer membrane protein, with amino-acid sequence MNEKCLPRSKKVVKTKGISLLFLSFFLIIFNTLSAFAQTAQITVKGKLLGEDDGQPIIGVIITDNNKKNLGTTNFDGEFSINVPKNTTVTFSYIGYEPTRMTFANSQSNLTIRLKVSTTALNEVVVTALGIKREEKALGYATTTVKGEDLTSAISNNWTDALSGKVAGLNLVRSNGGPTGSNKIILRGENNLTGENDALIVVDGVVINQGSGRSTGTGGSGYLSSETPVDFGSGLNDINPEDIESVTVLKGPGAAALYGQRGANGAIIITTKSGMAKKKGLGVTFTSNTSLEQINRWPDLQYEYGQGVDGDNYYSYNASEDGPSTRSTSSAWGPRFNGQMFYQYDPVTHTKSTTRTPWIPYVNDSRRFFDEGRTFTNSVTLDGAGEKTSARFSYTNVNNKWIIPNTGYGRNTVALSVTQKMNDKLQIVTKVNYTNKFSDNLPSTGYNNQSIMYWYLFWVPSASVDWLKDYWLPGRENRNQSFPFSSFPDNPYLIANQMLNKSNRNGLTGNVQATYNFTKDLSLMVRTSLDMAQEQRSQQRPFDTEKFKRGMYRTQNINSQEVNSDFLLRYNKKINKKFAVSGSVGGSVLKNNYNRDELRADSLSFPGLFTLANAAGVLEALPNRSKYAINSFYGLFTASFKDYLYLDVTARKDWSSTLATPTSVDNADFFYPSFNLSFVLSEAFKLPEAISFAKLRTSFAGVGSGSTQAYRNSYNYFPENIFAGGLVNPTTLPNLNLQSLYTQSFEIGADVRLFKNRLSFDVAVYQGETRDQILSSVVDASSGYRFAEVNLGVVSNKGVEIAINGSPLKSKNGLNWNIFGTFSANRNTVESLPNDLPQVLQNGPGSRGSITANIGGSLGDLYGRGYERAPDGQIIYENGYPVLTQDAKYIGNTIPQWRASVGNNFKYKNFSFNVLLDGQYGAKAYSLSAAVLAEQGKTVNTLPGRYNGIIGNGVIRNTDGTFRKNDVIAQDPWTYYTAHYGRDNVEGTSYSTDFIKIREARLDYSLPIKVANKVGLQRITLGIYGRDLFTFSAWPIFDPEFGTLSGSEINRGFEYGQFPSTRTLGFNLVIGI; translated from the coding sequence TTAAGTGCCTTTGCGCAAACGGCACAAATAACGGTTAAAGGAAAACTTCTTGGTGAAGATGATGGTCAGCCCATCATTGGTGTTATCATAACAGATAATAACAAGAAGAATTTAGGTACAACCAATTTCGATGGTGAGTTTTCTATCAACGTCCCAAAGAATACCACGGTTACTTTTTCTTACATAGGTTACGAGCCTACAAGAATGACTTTTGCTAACAGCCAAAGTAACTTAACCATAAGACTAAAAGTATCTACAACTGCTTTAAACGAAGTTGTAGTAACGGCTTTAGGTATTAAAAGGGAAGAGAAAGCATTGGGTTACGCTACAACAACTGTAAAAGGTGAAGATTTAACAAGCGCAATATCAAATAATTGGACAGATGCTTTATCTGGTAAAGTAGCAGGATTGAACTTGGTAAGGTCTAACGGGGGGCCAACAGGATCAAATAAAATTATTTTACGCGGAGAGAATAATTTAACAGGAGAAAATGATGCGCTTATTGTAGTTGATGGTGTGGTTATTAATCAAGGAAGCGGTAGGTCTACTGGAACAGGTGGTTCGGGATATTTAAGCTCTGAGACGCCGGTAGATTTTGGAAGTGGTTTAAATGATATTAATCCTGAGGATATTGAAAGTGTAACTGTCTTAAAAGGACCCGGAGCTGCAGCTCTTTATGGACAAAGAGGTGCTAATGGTGCTATTATTATCACAACAAAATCTGGAATGGCTAAGAAAAAGGGTTTAGGTGTAACATTTACATCAAATACTTCTTTAGAACAAATCAATCGTTGGCCAGATTTGCAATATGAATATGGACAAGGTGTAGATGGTGATAACTATTATTCTTATAACGCTTCTGAGGATGGGCCAAGTACTAGAAGTACAAGTTCTGCTTGGGGACCAAGGTTTAATGGGCAAATGTTTTATCAATATGACCCTGTAACTCATACAAAATCAACAACAAGAACACCTTGGATACCATATGTTAATGATTCTCGTAGATTTTTTGATGAAGGAAGAACATTTACGAATAGCGTAACTTTGGATGGTGCAGGTGAAAAAACTTCTGCTAGATTTTCCTATACCAATGTAAATAACAAATGGATTATACCTAACACAGGCTATGGTAGAAATACAGTGGCGCTATCTGTAACGCAAAAAATGAATGATAAGCTACAGATTGTCACTAAAGTAAATTATACAAACAAGTTTAGTGATAATCTACCTTCTACAGGCTATAATAATCAATCCATCATGTATTGGTATTTATTCTGGGTACCAAGCGCATCGGTAGATTGGTTAAAAGATTACTGGCTACCAGGAAGAGAAAACAGAAATCAGAGTTTTCCATTCAGTAGTTTTCCTGATAATCCATATTTAATAGCCAATCAAATGTTAAATAAGTCTAACAGAAATGGTTTAACAGGTAACGTACAAGCTACTTATAATTTCACCAAAGATTTAAGTTTAATGGTACGTACGTCTTTGGATATGGCTCAAGAACAACGTTCTCAACAAAGACCTTTTGATACTGAAAAGTTTAAAAGGGGAATGTATCGTACACAAAATATAAATTCACAAGAAGTAAATAGTGACTTTTTGCTTAGGTATAACAAAAAAATCAATAAAAAATTTGCTGTATCTGGTTCAGTAGGAGGTAGCGTACTTAAAAACAATTATAATAGAGATGAATTAAGAGCCGATTCTTTATCTTTTCCAGGACTCTTCACATTAGCAAACGCTGCTGGTGTTTTAGAAGCATTACCAAACAGAAGTAAGTATGCTATTAATAGCTTTTATGGTCTTTTTACAGCATCTTTTAAAGATTATTTATATCTTGATGTTACAGCTAGAAAGGATTGGAGCAGTACTTTAGCAACACCTACATCTGTTGATAATGCAGATTTCTTTTATCCTTCTTTTAATTTAAGTTTTGTATTATCAGAAGCATTTAAATTGCCAGAAGCTATAAGTTTTGCAAAGTTAAGAACTTCTTTTGCTGGCGTGGGTAGCGGAAGCACACAAGCCTATCGAAATTCTTATAATTATTTTCCAGAAAATATATTCGCAGGAGGCTTGGTTAATCCTACTACGCTCCCTAATCTTAACTTACAATCTTTATATACACAAAGCTTTGAAATTGGTGCAGATGTAAGATTATTTAAAAATCGTTTAAGTTTTGATGTAGCGGTATATCAAGGTGAGACAAGAGACCAAATATTAAGCTCTGTTGTTGATGCATCTTCCGGATATAGATTTGCTGAGGTTAATTTAGGTGTAGTGTCTAATAAAGGTGTGGAAATAGCTATTAATGGCTCTCCCCTAAAAAGTAAGAATGGCTTAAATTGGAATATTTTCGGAACTTTTTCAGCAAACCGAAATACAGTAGAAAGTTTGCCAAATGATTTACCACAAGTATTACAAAACGGACCTGGAAGTAGAGGGTCTATAACCGCAAATATTGGAGGAAGTTTAGGTGATCTTTACGGCAGAGGTTATGAAAGGGCGCCTGATGGTCAAATCATTTATGAAAATGGTTATCCAGTTTTAACTCAGGATGCAAAATATATTGGTAATACCATCCCTCAGTGGAGAGCCAGTGTAGGCAATAATTTTAAGTATAAGAATTTTTCATTTAACGTTCTTTTGGATGGGCAATACGGCGCAAAAGCATATTCTCTATCTGCGGCTGTTTTGGCAGAACAAGGCAAGACAGTTAATACATTACCAGGAAGATATAACGGAATTATTGGTAATGGTGTAATAAGAAATACAGACGGTACCTTTAGAAAAAATGATGTTATTGCCCAAGACCCATGGACTTACTACACTGCACATTATGGGCGTGATAATGTTGAAGGCACAAGTTATTCAACAGATTTTATAAAAATCAGAGAAGCTAGATTAGATTATAGTTTGCCCATAAAAGTGGCTAATAAAGTTGGTTTACAGAGAATTACTTTAGGTATTTATGGTAGAGATTTATTTACCTTTTCTGCATGGCCAATTTTTGACCCCGAGTTTGGAACACTTAGCGGTTCTGAAATTAACAGAGGTTTTGAATATGGGCAGTTTCCCTCAACCAGAACCCTTGGTTTTAATTTAGTAATTGGCATTTAA
- a CDS encoding SusD/RagB family nutrient-binding outer membrane lipoprotein yields the protein MKTLKIYITSLLISSFVFSSCTKDFKEINTNPNGSSQALPQAILPPALTSLVSANMSRSQRITNELMQVTVNMGDTEGKIFRYEIRTSEADFLWNAWYVQLTNINDVYKFADEIDNNTYKGIALICRAWIFSLITDTYGDAPYTQANRGKEGIIAPVFDTQQAIYSGLFAELEQANTLLKGATNVLSSSDPVFKGDALKWRKFGNSLYLRLLLRVSAKEPLAISKITEIVDIKPADYPVMTSNDDAAVLRWTGTAPYVSPFATIRDGDWYGPKIASFFVDNLNEWSDPRVQKWATLYQGDYAGIPSGYAPGQAPEAKSSFPLSLKIEPLLGNIMNYGELQLILAEAALKGYISTSPKIYYDRGATNGITLWGLTVPNNYLTFDKVKWDDTYSFNQKMELIHLQKYYAMFFTDLQQWFEYRRTGHPNIPKGAGLANGGLMPARLNYPVYIQSSNSINYKAAVAIQGPDNITTQVWWQKP from the coding sequence ATGAAAACTTTAAAAATATATATAACAAGCTTACTCATTTCTTCTTTTGTATTTTCTTCTTGTACGAAAGATTTTAAAGAAATTAATACTAACCCCAATGGAAGCTCACAAGCTTTACCACAAGCTATTCTTCCGCCAGCGTTAACTAGCTTAGTAAGTGCCAATATGAGCCGTAGCCAGCGGATTACCAATGAGCTTATGCAAGTAACTGTAAATATGGGCGATACTGAGGGGAAAATCTTCAGATATGAAATTCGTACTTCGGAAGCAGACTTTCTTTGGAACGCTTGGTATGTACAATTAACCAATATTAATGACGTCTATAAATTTGCAGACGAGATAGATAATAATACCTATAAAGGCATAGCGCTAATTTGTAGAGCCTGGATTTTTTCGCTTATTACAGATACTTATGGAGATGCTCCTTACACTCAGGCAAATAGAGGGAAAGAGGGTATTATAGCCCCGGTTTTTGATACTCAGCAGGCTATTTATAGCGGTTTATTTGCAGAGTTAGAGCAAGCTAACACTTTATTAAAAGGTGCAACCAATGTGCTTTCTTCTAGTGATCCTGTTTTTAAAGGAGACGCCTTAAAATGGAGAAAATTTGGAAACTCTTTATATTTAAGATTATTACTTAGGGTTTCAGCGAAAGAGCCTTTAGCCATATCAAAAATCACCGAAATTGTTGATATAAAACCAGCAGACTATCCAGTGATGACTTCAAATGATGATGCTGCCGTTTTAAGATGGACAGGAACCGCACCTTATGTTTCACCATTTGCAACGATTAGAGACGGAGATTGGTATGGGCCAAAAATAGCTAGTTTTTTTGTCGATAATTTAAATGAATGGAGCGATCCAAGGGTACAAAAATGGGCTACATTATACCAAGGTGATTATGCAGGTATTCCAAGTGGATATGCACCTGGACAAGCACCGGAAGCAAAATCTTCATTCCCATTATCACTTAAAATAGAGCCTCTATTAGGTAATATCATGAATTATGGAGAATTACAATTAATCCTTGCAGAAGCAGCATTAAAGGGATATATCTCTACAAGTCCAAAAATTTACTATGATAGAGGAGCTACAAATGGAATAACATTATGGGGTTTAACTGTACCTAATAATTATTTGACATTCGATAAAGTTAAATGGGATGATACTTATTCATTTAATCAAAAAATGGAACTCATCCATCTTCAAAAATATTATGCTATGTTTTTTACGGATTTACAACAATGGTTTGAGTATCGTAGGACAGGGCACCCTAATATTCCAAAAGGAGCAGGCTTGGCCAATGGTGGACTTATGCCTGCCCGCTTAAATTATCCAGTTTATATTCAATCATCTAACAGTATAAATTATAAGGCAGCAGTAGCTATACAGGGGCCAGATAATATTACTACCCAAGTTTGGTGGCAAAAACCTTAA